The Vidua macroura isolate BioBank_ID:100142 chromosome 4, ASM2450914v1, whole genome shotgun sequence genome window below encodes:
- the LOC128806251 gene encoding PHD finger protein 7-like: protein MSYSKPEGPGARETACMLCRHAKADPDICGDKLEKRGLCAHVFCLFFATLLVRQENDRVGLMGYFPRDIQIAVWRAAQKRCCVCGQSGATIMCCKEDCGRWFHLPCAKEGGCVTLYIPNYSTYCPEHRPEQEVEATPEPGTNCLICMEPVEDRKTFRTLVCPACKRAWFHRDCIQGQAMRAGLLSLRCPLCRDIEEFLAQMFIMGIRIPFREPTWEDNDGFADLEERHSRCTARDCLYPGGREEAEEEGPWELLLCSSCAAEGTHRRCSGLRNHIQSWECDSCAGLGTASRDESELSGPSLTRQSGLEPACGSSASEAISPSSCTLVPSRLDPQSPSAEISSHSSHQHTAWQQSLLSSSPDTSSPTTSRSTCSSSPDHEDRVHSRRAGPGCRRTRSHQQGQAPDGPVRSRSRCDRSRRTTTRTEKPRRRETPTQTFPRCSRAHQQGQAQSPPVRSRSRRDRSSQTRPKTEKPRRRETPSWTSPRCSRAHQQGQVQSPPVQSRSRRDRSSQTRPRTERPRQRETSSQASPRRSRSRQQGQAQSPPVRSRSRRDRSHRTTSSAERPRQRETLSGTSPRRSRSHLQRQASNQPVLSRNHQDRSSRTAARAERPRRRGTPSGMSHRSICSRQRRLASIRTSNSSM from the exons ATGTCTTACAGCAAGCCGGAGGGCCCTGGTGCCAGGGAGACAG cctgcATGCTGTGTCGCCATGCAAAGGCTGACCCAGACATCTGCGGTGACAAACTGGAGAAGCGTGGGCTCTGTGCCCATGTGTTCTGCCTG TTCTTTGCCACTCTACTTGTTCGTCAAGAGAACGATCGTGTTGGACTCATGGGATATTTTCCTAGAGACATCCAAATTGCAGTCTGGCGGGCGGCACAAAAG CGCTGCTGTGTCTGTGGCCAGAGCGGGGCAACCATCATGTGTTGCAAGGAGGACTGTGGCAGATGGTtccacctgccctgtgccaagGAGGGCGGCTGTGTCACACTATATATTCCAAATTACAG CACCTACTGCCCTGAGCACCGTCCAGAGCAGGAGGTGGAGGCGACTCCAGAGCCGGGCACCAATTGCCTCATCTGCATGGAGCCTGTGGAGGATAGAAAGACCTTCAGAACCCTGGTGTGCCCAGCGTGCAAAAGGGCCTGGTTCCACAGGGACTGCATCCAG ggacaggccatgCGCGCTGGTCTTTTATCCCTCCGCTGCCCCCTGTGTAGGGACATTGAAGAATTTCTTGCACAAATGTTCATCATGGGGATCCGAATTCCCTTCAG AGAGCCAACATGGGAGGACAACGATGGCTTCGCGGATCTAGAAGAGAGGCACAGCAGGTGCACTGCCAGGGATTGCCTTTACCcgggaggcagggaggaggcagaggaagaggG GCCCTGGGAACTGCTCCTGtgctcctcctgtgctgctgagggcaCCCACAGGCGCTGCTCTGGCCTGAGAAATCACATACAGAGCTGGGAGTGTGACAGCTGTGCTGGTCTCGGAACGG CTTCCAGGGATGAGTCAGAGCTCAGTGGCCCTAGCCTGACCAGACAGTCAGGACTGGAGCCTGCTTGTGGCTCCTCAGCATCTGAGGCtatcagccccagctcctgcacccTGGTGCCATCGAGGCTGGATCCCCAGTCTCCATCTGCAGAgatcagcagccacagcagccaccaACACACAGCATGGCAGCAGTCTCTGCTGTCTTCTTCACCGGACACCAGCAGCCCCACCACATCAAGGTCAAcgtgcagcagctcccctgaCCATGAAGACAGGGTCCATTCCAGACGTGCTGGGCCTGGCTGCAGGCGAACCCGCTCTCACCAGCAAGGTCAGGCCCCAGATGGACCTGTCCGATCAAGGAGTCGCTGTGACAGGAGCAGAAGGACAACCACAAGGACTGAGAAGCCCAGGCGAAGGGAGACACCTACACAGACATTCCCCAGATGCAGCCGCGCCCACCAGCAAGGTCAGGCCCAGAGTCCACCTGTCCGGTCCAGGAGTCGCCGTGACAGGAGCAGCCAGACAAGACCAAAGACTGAGAAGCCCAGGCGAAGGGAGACACCTTCATGGACATCCCCCAGATGCAGCCGCGCCCACCAGCAAGGTCAGGTCCAGAGTCCACCTGTCCAGTCCAGGAGTCGCCGTGACAGGAGCAGCCAGACAAGACCAAGGACTGAGAGGCCCAGGCAAAGGGAGACATCGTCACAGGCATCCCCCAGACGCAGCCGCTCCCGCCAGCAAGGTCAGGCCCAGAGTCCACCTGTCCGGTCCAGGAGTCGCCGTGACAGGAGCCACAGGACAACATCAAGTGCTGAGAGGCCCAGGCAAAGGGAGACTTTGTCAGGGACATCCCCCAGACGCAGCCGCTCCCACCTGCAGCGCCAGGCCTCGAATCAACCTGTCCTGTCCAGGAATCaccaggacaggagcagcaggacagcagcaagGGCTGAGAGGCCCAGGCGCAGGGGGACACCATCAGGGATGTCCCACAGGAGCATCTGTTCTCGCCAGCGACGTCTGGCCTCAATTAGGACCTCCAACAGCAGCATGTAG